In Hippocampus zosterae strain Florida chromosome 3, ASM2543408v3, whole genome shotgun sequence, a genomic segment contains:
- the chst6 gene encoding carbohydrate sulfotransferase 6 isoform X1, which produces MPRYRVNLSTMVFLLILLGATVILFCGWYIKLNPPDCTPSNGKIHVVLLSSWRSGSSFVGQVFSQHTSVFYLMEPAWHVWTKLKNSGAQTLRMAVRDLIRSVFNCDFTVMDAYLPEHHNVSSLFMWSHSRALCSPPACSLTPRGHLSNQTQCLQTCDMVGLQGVQEACTSYSHVVLKTVRIFELESLYPLFEDPSLDLRIIHLVRDPRAVVRSREQSAKAFLRDNAVVLEQRNMPEAEVQYQVVQEICRSHVRIRDRALRKPPPFLKGRYKMVRYEDVARNPLAEISAMYDFVDLDMTHQLEKWIYKLTHGKGKGSLKEAFEITSRNAADVSQAWRTTLPHSKVKRIQQVCERAMALLGYTTVNSDEEQKRLDIDLLAPREPYRFTWLPQKPEHPGKG; this is translated from the coding sequence ATGCCTCGTTACAGAGTGAACCTCAGCACTATGGTTTTTCTGTTGATCCTGCTGGGAGCCACAGTGATCCTCTTCTGCGGCTGGTACATCAAGCTAAACCCTCCTGACTGCACCCCTTCCAATGGGAAAATCCATGTTGTTCTGCTGTCATCATGGCGATCAGGATCATCTTTTGTTGGGCAAGTGTTCAGTCAACACACGTCAGTCTTCTACCTCATGGAGCCTGCCTGGCATGTTTGGACCAAACTTAAGAACTCTGGTGCACAGACGCTACGAATGGCTGTAAGGGATCTAATACGAAGTGTGTTTAATTGTGATTTTACTGTGATGGATGCCTACCTGCCAGAGCATCACAACGTCTCCTCTTTGTTCATGTGGAGTCACAGTCGAGCGTTGTGCTCACCGCCGGCTTGttctctcacaccacgtggccATCTCAGCAATCAAACTCAGTGTTTGCAAACATGTGATATGGTGGGCCTACAGGGTGTGCAGGAAGCCTGTACTTCCTACAGTCATGTTGTATTAAAAACAGTGCGAATATTTGAACTGGAATCCCTATACCCTCTCTTTGAGGATCCCAGCCTTGACCTTCGCATCATTCATCTGGTTCGGGATCCTCGGGCTGTGGTCCGGTCAAGAGAACAGTCTGCCAAAGCTTTTTTGCGTGATAACGCTGTTGTGTTGGAGCAGAGAAACATGCCTGAAGCCGAAGTACAATACCAAGTTGTGCAGGAGATCTGTCGTAGTCATGTGCGCATTCGCGACAGGGCCCTACGGAAGCCCCCACCATTTCTAAAAGGCCGGTACAAAATGGTCCGCTATGAGGATGTGGCTCGCAATCCACTCGCGGAAATAAGTGCTATGTATGACTTTGTCGATCTGGACATGACACATCAGTTAGAGAAATGGATTTATAAGCTGACTCATGGAAAAGGTAAAGGTTCCTTGAAGGAGGCCTTTGAAATCACTTCAAGAAACGCTGCAGATGTTTCTCAGGCTTGGCGCACCACGCTGCCACACAGTAAGGTAAAGCGCATCCAGCAAGTGTGTGAGCGGGCCATGGCACTGCTCGGATACACAACCGTGAACAGCGATGAAGAACAGAAAAGACTTGATATTGATTTACTGGCACCACGTGAACCCTACCGGTTCACCTGGTTACCACAAAAACCAGAGCACCCCGGTAAAGGTTAA